One region of Culex pipiens pallens isolate TS chromosome 2, TS_CPP_V2, whole genome shotgun sequence genomic DNA includes:
- the LOC120418592 gene encoding gustatory and pheromone receptor 32a-like, producing the protein MHKWFSKRTIQLVNRPPPSQPEDFSDLFVLVLKCFRQFGLSTVQVTAVKGQSKFVTSRGLVVLVAFVLVVTWAALVGSFFLQYNTAMITGIANHIQFITNVVALTATLVVPMFKCDELNEMLVDFCVIDDELSYFNVKLPHWQHKSSFMRCYVVHLLFLIITASFDGYVMLIMSKETPLWLWFFHLLPFALYSLAFMNAFTMIRWVKIRIQHVNMLIEQYQKFPLFDEVGRSKFKLTSVVMMNGVEDSSINNRILMIVSRTIDLATRLESYNGLLFLFGYLALFCVTTIQVYYCYLHVFIGIPGQGFSVYSFVLSLVIIVGNLVAILSIPYICEQVGNESKKLLSYLSKLSMRYGQSVQSSVWFPNLISSVKFSALGFFNINYNMLSSFFAALITYLIIFIQFNSIVTNDEKTGQATRSGNANIRLTEF; encoded by the exons ATGCACAAGTGGTTCAGCAAGCGCACGATCCAGTTGGTGAACCGTCCGCCCCCATCCCAGCCGGAGGACTTCAGCGACCTGTTCGTCCTGGTCCTGAAGTGTTTCCGCCAGTTTGGCCTCAGCACGGTGCAGGTTACGGCCGTCAAGGGCCAGTCCAAGTTCGTCACGAGCCGCGGGCTGGTGGTGCTGGTCGCGTTCGTCCTGGTCGTCACCTGGGCCGCCCTCGTCGGGTCGTTCTTTCTGCAGTACAACACGGCCATGATCACGGGGATCGCGAACCACATCCAGTTCATTACGAACGTGGTGGCGCTGACGGCGACGCTGGTCGTTCCGATGTTTAAGTGTGACGAGTTGAACGAGATGTTGGTCGATTTCTGCGTGATTGATGACGAGTTGAGCTACTTCAACGTGAAGTTGCCTCACTGGCAGCACAAGAGTAGCTTCATGCGGTGTTACGTGGTGCATTTGTTGTTCTTGATTATTACGGCTAGTTTCGATGGTTACGTCATGTTGATCATGTCCAAGGAGACGCCCCTGTGGTTGTGGTTCTTTCATCTGCTCCCGTTCGCGCTGTACTCGTTGGCGTTCATGAACGCGTTCACGATGATCCGATGGGTTAAGATCAGGATTCAACATGTGAACATGTTGATCGAGCAGTACCAGAAGTTCCCGCTGTTTGACGAGGTTGGTCGTAGCAAGTTCAAGCTGACCTCGGTGGTCATGATGAACGGCGTGGAGGATTCCAGCATCAACAACCGCATCCTGATGATCGTGTCCCGTACgatcgatctggcaacccggCTTGAATCCTACAACGGACTTCTCTTCCTGTTTGGCTACCTCGCTCTGTTCTGCGTCACCACGATCCAGGTGTACTACTGCTATCTCCACGTCTTTATCGGCATCCCCGGCCAAGGCTTCTCGGTGTACTCGTTCGTACTATCGCTGGTGATCATCGTCGGTAACCTGGTCGCGATCCTTTCCATCCCGTACATCTGCGAACAGGTCGGCAACGAGTCCAAGAAGCTGCTCTCCTACCTGTCCAAGCTGTCGATGCGTTACGGCCAAAGCGTCCAGTCGTCGGTTTGGTTCCCCAACCTGATCTCGAGCGTCAAGTTCTCCGCGCTCGGATTCTTCAACATCAACTACAACATGCTGTCCTCG TTCTTTGCAGCGTTGATCACCTACCTGATCATCTTCATCCAGTTCAACTCGATCGTGACAAACGACGAAAAGACAGGTCAGGCGACCAGGTCGGGCAATGCGAATATTAGACTAACGGAGTTTTGA